One genomic segment of Marinitoga piezophila KA3 includes these proteins:
- a CDS encoding UDP-N-acetylmuramoyl-L-alanyl-D-glutamate--2,6-diaminopimelate ligase — MLGHEIVEILDDLIIEYNFPLDKNYTFFTNNTNKIKPGSVFVCIKGTFFDGHDFIKTAIEFNASLIISEDAKKTQFDFPYILVSDTKQAYALLNYAYYNIDFNDFNFIGVTGTNGKTTVISLIHYVLTQAEKNSSLISTVGIKLNNELLYEPYNTTPGVDEIARILNLSKERNIENICLEVSSHALAQNRVYKIPFSIAILTNITRDHLDYHKDFEEYKEIKMSLFRHLKDDGIGIINLDCNNVDEVPLERDRIVTYGFTNVADYVISDVEYNNSQMVFTIKEPDGTENKIHTHLIGEYNAQNLTAAFVALRNMGIDREIIRHGFLEFPGVPGRFQLVENTRDVEYKVYIDFAHTPDALEKVLTSARKITKGRIILVFGAGGAADIGKRKIMGEIASKYSDLIVITDDDPKNDDPDEIIEHILEGIDKSKPYIVIRNRRTAIKAAVSFASRDDIVIIAGRGHEKFQLYENGKKIPFNDYEVAYEIVQKFRKVMKR, encoded by the coding sequence ATGCTGGGACATGAGATTGTTGAGATTTTAGACGACCTGATTATTGAGTATAATTTTCCGCTTGATAAGAACTATACGTTTTTTACCAACAATACAAACAAGATTAAGCCTGGATCGGTTTTCGTTTGTATTAAAGGTACTTTTTTTGATGGGCATGATTTTATCAAGACCGCTATTGAATTTAATGCATCTTTAATTATTTCTGAGGATGCTAAGAAAACACAATTTGATTTTCCTTATATTCTTGTAAGCGATACTAAACAGGCTTATGCCCTGCTTAATTATGCATATTATAACATAGACTTTAATGATTTTAACTTTATTGGCGTTACCGGAACTAATGGAAAAACTACTGTTATTTCTTTAATCCATTATGTTCTGACGCAAGCTGAAAAAAATAGTTCTCTTATTAGCACTGTGGGTATTAAATTGAATAATGAATTATTGTATGAACCGTATAATACTACACCAGGAGTTGATGAGATTGCCAGAATCTTAAATCTATCAAAGGAACGGAATATTGAAAATATCTGTCTTGAGGTTTCTTCTCATGCTCTTGCACAGAATAGGGTTTATAAGATTCCGTTTTCTATTGCTATTTTAACCAATATTACCAGGGACCATCTGGATTATCATAAGGATTTTGAAGAGTACAAAGAAATTAAGATGTCTTTATTCAGACATCTTAAGGATGATGGTATTGGAATCATTAATTTAGACTGCAATAATGTAGATGAAGTTCCATTGGAAAGAGACAGAATTGTTACATATGGGTTTACTAATGTTGCAGATTATGTTATTTCTGATGTGGAATATAATAATTCGCAAATGGTGTTTACCATTAAGGAGCCTGATGGAACTGAGAATAAGATACACACGCATTTAATAGGAGAATATAATGCTCAGAATCTTACAGCAGCTTTTGTTGCTTTGAGAAATATGGGAATAGATAGAGAAATAATTCGTCATGGTTTTCTTGAATTTCCCGGTGTTCCAGGAAGGTTTCAGCTTGTTGAGAATACCCGCGATGTGGAGTATAAGGTTTATATTGATTTTGCTCACACTCCAGATGCTCTTGAAAAGGTTTTGACAAGTGCCAGGAAGATTACAAAGGGAAGAATTATTCTGGTTTTCGGCGCAGGTGGCGCTGCGGATATTGGAAAACGAAAGATTATGGGTGAAATTGCCTCTAAATATAGTGATTTAATTGTTATTACAGATGATGATCCCAAGAATGATGATCCTGATGAGATTATTGAGCATATTCTTGAAGGAATTGATAAGAGTAAGCCGTATATTGTGATAAGGAATAGACGCACTGCTATTAAGGCTGCTGTTAGTTTTGCTTCAAGGGATGATATTGTGATTATTGCCGGAAGAGGGCATGAGAAGTTCCAGTTGTATGAAAATGGAAAAAAGATACCTTTTAACGATTATGAGGTGGCTTATGAGATTGTGCAAAAGTTTAGAAAGGTGATGAAGCGATGA